One genomic window of Polyangium aurulentum includes the following:
- a CDS encoding CDP-alcohol phosphatidyltransferase family protein, with product MNTAITLLTLLMCTAVMSAYAVRVARAGRAKLARLGPKPGSPLLPGWLVEAFYWAMHAPAAALIRSGASPDTLTYASLVFSAASLPLIAAGHFTMAVVAIVVGAVLDAMDGMVARARRIASPSGAVLDSCVDRVSDSAPFIGLAIFFRDNVVTLVIPLVAMVASSMVSYARAKSDQHGLKLPNGLMRRHERVVYVSASLLAAPLVPALPLTGGVRYPLALVGPALIAVLGSVAAVVLIGRMRAALMALEPPKPVEPAKIEPVKVEPTVRAPVGGLPVENRG from the coding sequence GTGAATACGGCAATCACGCTTCTGACGCTCCTCATGTGCACGGCGGTGATGTCTGCCTACGCGGTCCGTGTGGCCCGCGCGGGGCGCGCGAAGCTCGCGCGGCTCGGGCCCAAGCCCGGCAGCCCTCTCCTGCCTGGATGGCTGGTGGAGGCCTTTTACTGGGCGATGCATGCCCCTGCGGCGGCGCTCATCCGCAGCGGCGCCTCGCCCGACACGCTCACCTACGCCTCGCTCGTCTTCAGCGCGGCGAGCCTGCCGCTCATCGCGGCCGGTCACTTCACGATGGCGGTCGTCGCGATCGTGGTCGGCGCCGTGCTCGACGCGATGGACGGCATGGTCGCGCGCGCCCGGCGCATCGCCTCGCCTTCGGGCGCGGTGCTCGACTCGTGCGTCGATCGCGTCTCGGACTCCGCGCCCTTCATCGGCCTCGCGATCTTCTTCCGCGACAACGTGGTCACGCTCGTGATCCCGCTCGTCGCGATGGTGGCCTCGTCGATGGTCAGCTACGCGCGCGCCAAGTCCGATCAGCACGGCCTCAAGCTCCCCAACGGCCTGATGCGCCGGCACGAGCGTGTCGTGTACGTCTCGGCCTCGCTGCTCGCCGCGCCGCTCGTCCCCGCGCTCCCGCTCACGGGCGGCGTGCGCTACCCGCTCGCGCTGGTCGGCCCTGCGCTCATCGCGGTGCTCGGCAGCGTGGCGGCGGTCGTCCTGATCGGCCGGATGCGCGCGGCGCTCATGGCCCTCGAGCCTCCGAAGCCCGTCGAGCCCGCGAAGATCGAGCCCGTGAAGGTCGAGCCGACCGTGCGCGCGCCGGTGGGTGGTCTGCCGGTCGAGAACCGGGGCTAG
- a CDS encoding phosphatase PAP2 family protein, with translation MVQRARALWGPLWWLPALPWVAYAALVGALDRVKWEHVVMAAFVAVLAYGGERCRKFYLESLPFFVLFLVYDALRYVMPISVTPSRVLGCSLDSAERALFGVQMGGAVHTPNEVLGRLANPALDLICAVPYGAYLFVMLGHFAYLTRKCSEEARRFAWLALGTHTLGFITYQLLPAAPPWYVREHGCVIDFAVGNSPAALARVDALLGINYFHDLYSRGSVAFGALPSLHVTYPLYGLLVTYRSASLPSRVLQIAYAVAMPFAAVYLNHHYVLDVLLGFTYTLVVFAVVQRVFPVGRADTEAAGSTAPEPSRDSLACPADRASALSR, from the coding sequence ATGGTCCAGCGGGCGCGCGCGCTCTGGGGACCTCTCTGGTGGTTGCCTGCGCTGCCCTGGGTCGCTTATGCGGCCCTCGTCGGCGCGCTCGATCGGGTGAAGTGGGAGCACGTGGTCATGGCGGCGTTCGTCGCCGTCCTGGCCTACGGCGGCGAGCGGTGCCGCAAGTTCTACCTCGAGTCCCTGCCCTTCTTCGTCCTCTTCCTCGTCTACGACGCGCTCCGGTACGTGATGCCCATCAGCGTCACGCCCTCGCGCGTCCTCGGCTGCTCGCTCGACAGCGCCGAGCGCGCCCTCTTCGGGGTGCAGATGGGCGGCGCGGTGCACACGCCGAACGAGGTGCTCGGCAGGCTCGCCAACCCGGCGCTCGATCTGATCTGCGCGGTCCCGTACGGCGCGTATCTGTTCGTGATGCTGGGACACTTCGCGTATCTGACGCGCAAGTGCTCGGAGGAGGCGCGCCGCTTCGCCTGGCTCGCGCTCGGCACGCACACGCTCGGGTTCATCACCTACCAGCTCCTGCCGGCGGCGCCGCCCTGGTACGTGCGCGAGCATGGATGCGTGATCGACTTCGCCGTCGGCAACTCGCCGGCGGCGCTCGCGCGGGTCGATGCGCTGCTCGGCATCAACTACTTCCACGATCTGTACAGCCGCGGCAGCGTCGCGTTCGGCGCCCTGCCCTCGCTGCACGTGACGTATCCGCTCTACGGCCTGCTCGTGACGTACCGCTCGGCGAGCTTGCCCTCACGCGTCTTGCAGATCGCCTACGCGGTGGCGATGCCCTTCGCGGCCGTCTACTTGAACCACCACTACGTGCTCGACGTGCTGCTCGGCTTCACCTACACGCTCGTCGTCTTCGCGGTGGTGCAGCGCGTCTTTCCGGTGGGCCGAGCGGATACCGAAGCCGCGGGGTCGACGGCCCCCGAGCCGAGTCGCGACAGTCTCGCCTGCCCCGCCGACCGCGCTTCGGCCCTGTCGCGATAG
- a CDS encoding SRPBCC family protein — MTQRMHHATGRRQVRTLGALMIAATAFVVPASASADAPTASRGPAAASPAPAVDPVAEAVPIQGSDLVRGKAKIVVHAPMHLVRQRILAFNEYAEFMPHYNRSKDLGRGKNGSRNVYMEVYALRGAARMWARMSVAKAQWSNGVQTYDVSFIEGNVRDFHATWRMRQVDPAHTELELEVFLQPKLPLPASLLNRENMEGAVKGVVAMRNRIEQSRQVARR; from the coding sequence ATGACCCAGCGAATGCACCATGCGACGGGGCGCCGGCAGGTTCGGACGCTCGGGGCGTTGATGATCGCGGCGACGGCCTTCGTCGTGCCCGCGAGCGCGAGCGCGGACGCTCCCACGGCGAGCCGTGGGCCCGCGGCGGCGAGCCCGGCGCCGGCGGTCGATCCGGTGGCCGAGGCGGTGCCGATCCAGGGCTCCGACCTCGTGCGGGGGAAGGCGAAGATCGTCGTGCACGCGCCGATGCACCTCGTCCGCCAGCGCATCCTCGCGTTCAACGAGTACGCCGAGTTCATGCCGCACTACAACCGCTCGAAGGACCTCGGACGCGGCAAGAACGGCAGCCGCAACGTGTACATGGAGGTCTACGCGCTGCGAGGCGCCGCGCGCATGTGGGCGCGCATGTCGGTGGCGAAGGCGCAGTGGTCGAACGGCGTCCAGACCTACGACGTGTCGTTCATCGAGGGCAACGTGCGCGACTTCCACGCCACCTGGCGCATGCGGCAGGTGGACCCGGCGCACACCGAGCTGGAGCTCGAGGTCTTCCTGCAGCCGAAGCTGCCGCTGCCCGCGAGCCTGCTGAACCGCGAGAACATGGAGGGCGCCGTCAAAGGCGTGGTCGCCATGCGCAACCGCATCGAACAATCGCGGCAGGTGGCGCGGCGCTAG